TGTAGGTGGCTTTGATGAAGATTGCCTCTGGGCCGAACCATTCTAGCAGGTGTTCTTTGAGGGTGTTTGTGTCGTCATCAGACGGATGCGCCGAGATGTCCCAGCGCATCTGTCTGCCACCCATCTCATAGTGGATAGTTGTCATTCATGGGTGCGCGGGTAGCCGGAGACGTTCAAGAGATTTATGCCGCGCTTTGCCGCCATGTAGTTCATGTTGGTAGTAAGGCCATCGATGGCCTTGGCGATCTCGTCCAGACGTTCTTCGATCTCGTCCATGCGAAGTCTTGTCTCATTGTTTGTGTTTACTATTCCTAGAGACATGCGCTGGACTTGCATTCGATAGATGCAGCGGGCAGTTCTTTTTGCTCAATGATGTACTGGCGAAAATACATCACGAAATCCAAAATCTCCTGGTAGGCATCCCATACGGCTGAGCGGCCATTGTTGGTTCTCAGATAGTCGCCATGCTTCTCCTTACCGAATTCTGCGCGTGCTTCGAGATCATTGATTACCTGAAAGAGAACCACTTCCCCGCCTTCGGCGGGGGGTGGCTGGGGAGTTGCTGCTAGGTTCATGATGGTTTGCCTCCGTGGACTGCTGCGTGTTCTGCGATTCTTCGTTGCTGTTCTTCTACGCCCTTGCGTTGGGCTTTATTAACGCAATCAAGACAGTAGATTGGCTTTGCTGATGTCCTGGTTGCTCCGGGCATCTGGATCGCTATCATGTCTGGTATCCAGCTATTCATGCAACCCGCGCACCATGCCGTTGTTGGGTTGGTTATGATCCGCATCAAGCTCCTTTTCATGTGTGCAGAATGTCATTACTACATAGGACATTCTGCACACATGATTTTCGTAGCCCGGCTACGATTGTTGAGATTGCTGCCAATTAGCTACGGCAATTGCTACCAGAGCTGAAAGCCTTTCTTGGTTAGCTTCTGATGGCTGTGCTTCAAAAATGGGAATAGACACTGGTATGCCCTCGGAGAATGTCGTTTCGTATGGCGGCTTTGGGAGTCCTTGTCGGTATCGCCGCCTGTATCTTTCTTCTGTCATTCCTGATGCAAACGTTATCTCGTAGAAGTAGATCGGGTCGCCTTTCCAGTCTGGCCAGTGATCAGCCAGGGGGCCAGAAAGGATCTTCATGTCGAGCGGCGTGTCCTCAAAAAGCTGTGGTGCTTGCATTCATCGTCTCCATTGCTTCTGCTGTCCAGGGCAGTGCCAGTTTGAAGAAGTGATCGTAGATGGCCTGAGCGTAAACACGTATTTCATACTGCGCCTCTTGTGCCATACGCAGCTTGAGGAAATGCATCAGGTTGTGAGCGTCCACCTTGACTACCCAGGTGTAGTAGACGCCAAAGCCTGGAAGGAACAGGCGTGCTTGCTCGCGGGCCACGCCAGCGCTAATAGCTTTCTCATACAAGCGATATCCTTGCCAGCAGTGATCTATTAGTGCTGTAGTTAGCCATTGCCCATCTTCAAGAAAGCCCTCGCTGGCCTGCTTGTTGTTACTGGATTGGAGGCGCCACTCATCGGGCTTGACGATATAAAATGCGTTTTCATCGAATGGGGTATATCGGCCCGACTGAGCATTCATTGAGAAAGTGCGATGCCGTACCCACTGCCACCACACAACCAGCGGTGCGCGTACGCGGAACTTGAATTCCACCATTTCGAAGGGCGTTGTGTGGCGATGTTGCATCAGATAGAACAGCAGCTTCTTGTCCTTGTCTGGGCCTTTGCTGTCGCCCAGGAAGGAGGTGCGCGCAGCGGCCACGATGGCGTTGTCATCGCCCATCACGTCCTGCAGCTCGATCCAGCCCTTGTCTAGTACATCTACGCGCTTGCCGATTAGGAATTGATTGCTCATAAGCTCCAGATTTCCACTTTGAACCGGGGTCGCTCCTTGTCTAGCATTTTGTGGGCTTCAGCGGAGACGATGTACCTGTCATCGAGTCCCATTGCGTCCATTGTGCTGTCCTGCAAAGCTTTGATGTATCCGTCCCAATCGGCTCGGTATAGTTCTGGGACACAGAAGTAATACTTAGCTCGCAGGGGCTTCTTGGCAAAGCTGCGAAAGTCGAGTTGCTGGTGATTGATGATATTCTTGACATCGGCGGTAACACCTGCCTTCCATGCTTTTGCTTCTGTGGTGAGCGCCCTGCCACGGCCTATGTTCTTGTACATGCCATTGGAGGATACTGGCACGCCTTCTAGCTCAAAAGATAACAGCAGCTCGCTCATAGGCCAGATCGCTCTGCTATCTTGGTATATGTGCTGGTTAGTGCGCCGGTCATATCGATATCCAGCCAGTGAGAGAGCGTCTCCAAGTTCGAGTAGATATCGTTTAGAATGTCTGTGGCTGATGCAAGCACAGGAAGCAATCCGTCATTGTCTAGCTCATCGTATAGTTCCAGTGCCAGCGATTGTGTAACCGCACAGGTATCAATCAGATCTCGGTTGCTGGGATGGATAATTGCACTTTGTTTTGTACCGCTGAATATGTTGTAGGTGTATAGCTCTTGATGCCCTACTTGATGCGCCACTGTGCCTAGCATGAACAGACTATCGCCTAGTTCGCCGCTAATTCCGTTTCGCTTGCTGCTGGGATTGCGTAGATCGCCCTGGCGAGTTATTGCGTGCAATTCCATTCCTAATTCGGCCACTTCACCGACTAGATAAAAGATGCTATCAAGTAGGGGTGGTGTTGGAAACGGCTTTGGGGCAGACTCAAACTCTGCGCGTTTTTCCATTACATCGCTGATCCAGTTATCGGGTAAGTTGTTCAATTATCTGCCTCTTGCGTTTTGCTTCTTTCCAGGTTCTGGGCCTGTTCAGATTTTCCATCCACGGATGTTTCCGCGCGTGATCGTCAACACACAGGGTTTCCAGGTTTCGTGGGTTGTGATTGCCGCCATTCTCGACAAACTGCTTGTGATGCACGTCGAGTATCCACGTTGAGATGTGTCTACCACAGC
This Ignavibacteriota bacterium DNA region includes the following protein-coding sequences:
- a CDS encoding RusA family crossover junction endodeoxyribonuclease; this translates as MSELLLSFELEGVPVSSNGMYKNIGRGRALTTEAKAWKAGVTADVKNIINHQQLDFRSFAKKPLRAKYYFCVPELYRADWDGYIKALQDSTMDAMGLDDRYIVSAEAHKMLDKERPRFKVEIWSL
- the thyX gene encoding FAD-dependent thymidylate synthase, which produces MSNQFLIGKRVDVLDKGWIELQDVMGDDNAIVAAARTSFLGDSKGPDKDKKLLFYLMQHRHTTPFEMVEFKFRVRAPLVVWWQWVRHRTFSMNAQSGRYTPFDENAFYIVKPDEWRLQSSNNKQASEGFLEDGQWLTTALIDHCWQGYRLYEKAISAGVAREQARLFLPGFGVYYTWVVKVDAHNLMHFLKLRMAQEAQYEIRVYAQAIYDHFFKLALPWTAEAMETMNASTTAF
- a CDS encoding HNH endonuclease, which translates into the protein MILAHLLSLTMRSGVRYDDDWRMKIIRRYVRRRDKNRCRRCGRHISTWILDVHHKQFVENGGNHNPRNLETLCVDDHARKHPWMENLNRPRTWKEAKRKRQIIEQLTR